The following proteins are encoded in a genomic region of Drosophila willistoni isolate 14030-0811.24 chromosome 2L unlocalized genomic scaffold, UCI_dwil_1.1 Seg196, whole genome shotgun sequence:
- the LOC6640257 gene encoding NADP-dependent malic enzyme isoform X2, translated as MEERQILGVHGLWPCSYRTIHDQLYAVMANFNARSDNIGRFTYLLSLSRRHQRLFFRFLREHLEKVMPIVYTPTVADVVNAYGLLFRDPTGLYVTIFDRGHIIDVLKNWRAEKQVRAVCVSDGGRVLGLGDMGASSMGICVGKMALYTALGGVPPNQLLPIALDVGTDNEELLNDPLYVGARTKRVQGDEYEEFVQEFVDAVLECFGPNTCIHFEDFATPNAFKFLEKYQRSFCCFNDDIQGTGAMSLAGFFNVERVVQRKLEDHVFLFAGIGSACLGIANMLLSELKRRGLKQKDACQNIYMINEHGLLNDALPGCVNEARKFAKPLDCVKLDEAVEQLKPSILVGGSSVRGLFTEEVLRLMAKYNERPVIFALSNPTNKAECTAEQAYQYTEGRAIFCGGSPFPPVTYNGKRLQPGQANNCLIYPGLALGAISARASYLPNEVFSVAASTIAKFTSEENLNSGNMYPSMRDANEVSFHVGVSVAEYLIENDISNLRPLPENICEYMKNRQYSLDYGKSLPETWTFPHFPVSYQK; from the exons ATGGAAGAGCGTCAAATTCTGGGCGTTCATGGCTTATGGCCTTGCTCCTATCGCACCATACATGATCAACTCTATGCAGTGATGGCAAATTTTAATGCTCGAAGTGATAACATTGGTCGGTTTACATATCTCTTGTCTCTGAGTCGACGACATCAACGACtgttctttcgttttttgcGGGAACATCTGGAGAAGGTTATGCCCATAGTATATACCCCGACTGTGGCCGATGTTGTGAATGCCTATGGCCTATTATTTCGTGATCCCACGGGTCTATATGTGACCATTTTCGATCGTGGTCATATAATAGATGTTCTGAAAAATTGGCGAGCAGAAAAGCAAGTAAGAGCGGTGTGCGTTTCGGATGGCGGTCGTGTCTTAGGTCTTGGTGATATGGGCGCCAGCTCTATGGGCATATGTGTGGGTAAAATGGCTTTATATACGGCTCTTGGTGGTGTGCCACCGAATCAATTGCTTcccattgccttggatgtggGCACCGACAATGAGGAATTGCTAAATGATCCGCTCTATGTGGGAGCCAGAACTAAACGTGTTCAAGGTGATGAGTACGAGGAGTTTGTACAGGAGTTTGTCGACGCTGTCCTGGAATGCTTTGGTCCAAACACATGTATTCACTTTGAGGACTTTGCCACGCCAAATGCATTCAAATTCTTGGAAAAATATCAGCGATCATTTTGCTGTTTCAACGATGATATTCAGGGTACTGGAGCAATGAGTCTTGCTGGATTTTTTAACGTGGAACGTGTGGTCCAACGTAAATTGGAAGATCATGTTTTCCTTTTCGCCGGCATTGGCAGTGCCTGTTTGGGTATAGCAAATATGCTATTGAGTGAATTAAAGCGACGCGGTTTGAAGCAAAAGGATGCatgtcaaaatatttacatGATAAATGAACATGGCCTGCTGAACGATGCTTTGCCCGGCTGTGTAAATGAGGCAAGAAAGTTTGCCAAGCCACTGGACTGTGTGAAACTTGATGAAGCGGTAGAGCAATTAAAGCCATCGATTTTAGTTGGAGGATCATCAGTTCGCGGCCTGTTTACAGAGGAAGTTTTGCGTTTAATGGCCAAGTATAATGAGAGGCCGGTCATATTTGCCCTATCCAATCCCACGAACAAGGCAGAATGTACAGCTGAACAGGCCTATCAATATACTGAG gGTCGGGCCATCTTTTGCGGCGGTTCACCATTTCCACCCGTAACATATAATGGCAAACGTTTGCAACCTGGTCAAGCCAACAATTGTCTCATCTATCCGGGCTTAGCTTTGGGTGCCATTTCAGCCCGTGCCAGCTATTTACCTAATGAGGTATTTTCAGTGGCCGCCTCAACGATAGCCAAATTTACATCGGAGGAGAATCTTAACTCCGGGAATATGTATCCCTCTATGAGAGACGCCAATGAGGTTTCATTTCATGTGGGCGTAAGTGTGgccgaatatttaattgaaaatg ATATCTCCAATTTACGTCCATTACCGGAAAACATCTGTGAATATATGAAAAATCGTCAATATAGTCTGGATTATGGTAAATCCTTGCCGGAAACCTGGACATTCCCACATTTTCCTGTATCGTATCAgaagtga
- the LOC6640257 gene encoding NADP-dependent malic enzyme isoform X1, translated as MNMNMKCIKASKLLGLRSFMKFLRFSHENVVRPEMHVVTGESFNKGLAFTMEERQILGVHGLWPCSYRTIHDQLYAVMANFNARSDNIGRFTYLLSLSRRHQRLFFRFLREHLEKVMPIVYTPTVADVVNAYGLLFRDPTGLYVTIFDRGHIIDVLKNWRAEKQVRAVCVSDGGRVLGLGDMGASSMGICVGKMALYTALGGVPPNQLLPIALDVGTDNEELLNDPLYVGARTKRVQGDEYEEFVQEFVDAVLECFGPNTCIHFEDFATPNAFKFLEKYQRSFCCFNDDIQGTGAMSLAGFFNVERVVQRKLEDHVFLFAGIGSACLGIANMLLSELKRRGLKQKDACQNIYMINEHGLLNDALPGCVNEARKFAKPLDCVKLDEAVEQLKPSILVGGSSVRGLFTEEVLRLMAKYNERPVIFALSNPTNKAECTAEQAYQYTEGRAIFCGGSPFPPVTYNGKRLQPGQANNCLIYPGLALGAISARASYLPNEVFSVAASTIAKFTSEENLNSGNMYPSMRDANEVSFHVGVSVAEYLIENDISNLRPLPENICEYMKNRQYSLDYGKSLPETWTFPHFPVSYQK; from the exons atGAACATGAACATGAAGTGCATCAAGGCATCCAAGTTGCTGGGTCTAAGAAGTTTTATGAAATTCTTAAGATTTTCCCATGAGAATGTAGTGCGACCCGAAATGCATGTTGTTACCGGCGAAAGCTTCAATAAG GGCCTAGCTTTTACCATGGAAGAGCGTCAAATTCTGGGCGTTCATGGCTTATGGCCTTGCTCCTATCGCACCATACATGATCAACTCTATGCAGTGATGGCAAATTTTAATGCTCGAAGTGATAACATTGGTCGGTTTACATATCTCTTGTCTCTGAGTCGACGACATCAACGACtgttctttcgttttttgcGGGAACATCTGGAGAAGGTTATGCCCATAGTATATACCCCGACTGTGGCCGATGTTGTGAATGCCTATGGCCTATTATTTCGTGATCCCACGGGTCTATATGTGACCATTTTCGATCGTGGTCATATAATAGATGTTCTGAAAAATTGGCGAGCAGAAAAGCAAGTAAGAGCGGTGTGCGTTTCGGATGGCGGTCGTGTCTTAGGTCTTGGTGATATGGGCGCCAGCTCTATGGGCATATGTGTGGGTAAAATGGCTTTATATACGGCTCTTGGTGGTGTGCCACCGAATCAATTGCTTcccattgccttggatgtggGCACCGACAATGAGGAATTGCTAAATGATCCGCTCTATGTGGGAGCCAGAACTAAACGTGTTCAAGGTGATGAGTACGAGGAGTTTGTACAGGAGTTTGTCGACGCTGTCCTGGAATGCTTTGGTCCAAACACATGTATTCACTTTGAGGACTTTGCCACGCCAAATGCATTCAAATTCTTGGAAAAATATCAGCGATCATTTTGCTGTTTCAACGATGATATTCAGGGTACTGGAGCAATGAGTCTTGCTGGATTTTTTAACGTGGAACGTGTGGTCCAACGTAAATTGGAAGATCATGTTTTCCTTTTCGCCGGCATTGGCAGTGCCTGTTTGGGTATAGCAAATATGCTATTGAGTGAATTAAAGCGACGCGGTTTGAAGCAAAAGGATGCatgtcaaaatatttacatGATAAATGAACATGGCCTGCTGAACGATGCTTTGCCCGGCTGTGTAAATGAGGCAAGAAAGTTTGCCAAGCCACTGGACTGTGTGAAACTTGATGAAGCGGTAGAGCAATTAAAGCCATCGATTTTAGTTGGAGGATCATCAGTTCGCGGCCTGTTTACAGAGGAAGTTTTGCGTTTAATGGCCAAGTATAATGAGAGGCCGGTCATATTTGCCCTATCCAATCCCACGAACAAGGCAGAATGTACAGCTGAACAGGCCTATCAATATACTGAG gGTCGGGCCATCTTTTGCGGCGGTTCACCATTTCCACCCGTAACATATAATGGCAAACGTTTGCAACCTGGTCAAGCCAACAATTGTCTCATCTATCCGGGCTTAGCTTTGGGTGCCATTTCAGCCCGTGCCAGCTATTTACCTAATGAGGTATTTTCAGTGGCCGCCTCAACGATAGCCAAATTTACATCGGAGGAGAATCTTAACTCCGGGAATATGTATCCCTCTATGAGAGACGCCAATGAGGTTTCATTTCATGTGGGCGTAAGTGTGgccgaatatttaattgaaaatg ATATCTCCAATTTACGTCCATTACCGGAAAACATCTGTGAATATATGAAAAATCGTCAATATAGTCTGGATTATGGTAAATCCTTGCCGGAAACCTGGACATTCCCACATTTTCCTGTATCGTATCAgaagtga